One segment of Castanea sativa cultivar Marrone di Chiusa Pesio chromosome 3, ASM4071231v1 DNA contains the following:
- the LOC142629514 gene encoding calmodulin-like isoform X1, whose amino-acid sequence MGDVLTEEQIAEFQEAFCLFDKDGDGCITIEELAIAIRSLDQNPTEEELKSMINEVDVDGNGTIEFGEFLNLMARKMKENEAEEELKEAFKVFDKDQDGYISPNELRHVMMNLGERLTDEEVEQMIKEADLDGDGLVNYEEFVRMMLAA is encoded by the exons ATGGGAGATGTTCTGACTGAAGAACAGATTGCTGAGTTTCAAGAAGCTTTTTGTCTCTTCGACAAGGATGGAGATG GCTGCATCACCATTGAAGAATTGGCCATTGCAATCAGATCATTGGATCAAAATCCCACGGAGGAAGAATTGAAAAGCATGATCAATGAAGTGGATGTTGATGGTAATGGAACCATAGAATTTGGGGAGTTCTTGAATCTCATGGCAAGGAAAATGAAG GAAAATGAAGCAGAAGAAGAATTGAAAGAAGCCTTCAAAGTGTTTGACAAAGACCAAGATGGTTACATATCACCAAATGAG TTGAGGCATGTAATGATGAATCTAGGAGAAAGATTGACAGATGAAGAGGTGGAGCAAATGATCAAAGAAGCTGATTTGGACGGCGATGGTCTAGTTAATTATGAGGAATTTGTTAGAATGATGTTGGCTGCTTGA
- the LOC142629514 gene encoding calmodulin-like isoform X2, which produces MGDVLTEEQIAEFQEAFCLFDKDGDGCITIEELAIAIRSLDQNPTEEELKSMINEVDVDGNGTIEFGEFLNLMARKMKLRHVMMNLGERLTDEEVEQMIKEADLDGDGLVNYEEFVRMMLAA; this is translated from the exons ATGGGAGATGTTCTGACTGAAGAACAGATTGCTGAGTTTCAAGAAGCTTTTTGTCTCTTCGACAAGGATGGAGATG GCTGCATCACCATTGAAGAATTGGCCATTGCAATCAGATCATTGGATCAAAATCCCACGGAGGAAGAATTGAAAAGCATGATCAATGAAGTGGATGTTGATGGTAATGGAACCATAGAATTTGGGGAGTTCTTGAATCTCATGGCAAGGAAAATGAAG TTGAGGCATGTAATGATGAATCTAGGAGAAAGATTGACAGATGAAGAGGTGGAGCAAATGATCAAAGAAGCTGATTTGGACGGCGATGGTCTAGTTAATTATGAGGAATTTGTTAGAATGATGTTGGCTGCTTGA